A single window of Nicotiana sylvestris chromosome 3, ASM39365v2, whole genome shotgun sequence DNA harbors:
- the LOC138888266 gene encoding uncharacterized protein, translated as MSTNNVNTQGNQENQQSQGDPQNINVQVPAPQDSPRQSREGSPDESQTNEYAQFQNMEAADEALQKLITAQVNRAVAALVNRLPVATPAPTPNNNTIENPRSGLVNSGSGGAPNNSQEGEPGNAINFDLQTLVLTLQKQLKEQSERIEQISGVPPIIKGVDMDRYSQQPWKPSAAPLPIPKKFKMSDIPKYDGTTNPRDHVTAFTTGVKGNDLTKQEIESVLVKKFGETLTKGALTWYSLLPENSINSFAELAESFIKAHSGAQKVEKRMEDIFKIKQGDSELLREYSTKLRIEEDTVPRSQKEENIRPRRAETDKRSGKNRYEPYMGPAGKDSRSKQDDQRHDRKPRNREAGSSSRFRNERNHYESRDDDRSPKARFGGYNFNISTSELVAVLRSMGDKVRWPKEMRSNPNRRNPDHWCEFHNDHRHKTADCINGVSYTAANKVSKVTITQGKRVRQVLEEDNITFNDADADDVLTPYNDALVISLIVFDTNVKRVLIDPGSSVNIILLRVLREMQVEEKIIPKAHTLSGFDNSSIVIKGEVTLTTFAEGVVKDTKFQPDKKVYVGANLDQGMKGIPPEVMTHKLNEDPSYPPVKQKKRKQGIFRNQIKAIEEIPDILSNKKEVQRLTGRIAALGRFISKSSEKCFKFFSALKKQDHFEWNEE; from the exons atgtcgaCTAATAATGTCAATACtcaaggaaaccaagagaaccaacaaagtcaGGGAGATCCACAAAATATCAACGTTCAAGTTCCTGCTCCGCAAGACTCTCCACGACAATCTCGCGAGGGTTCTCCTGATGAATCTCAAACaaacgagtatgctcaatttCAAAACATGGAAGCCGCtgatgaagctttgcaaaaaTTAATTACTGCTCAGGTCAACAGAGCCGTTGCGGCACTTGTTAACCGgttacctgttgcaacacccgcaccaactccaaataataacactatagaaaaTCCTCGTTCCGGGCTCGTTAACTCAGGCAGTGGTGGAGCCCCCAATAACTCACAGGAGGGAGAACCAGGTAATGCAATTAATTTTGATTTGCAAactttagtactaaccttgcagaaacagctcaaggagcaaagtgaacgcATAGAGCAGATATCTGGGGTGCCACCTATAATCAAGGGGGTAGACATGGATAGGTATtcacaacaaccctggaagccaagtgctgctccgcTCCCAAtcccaaaaaagttcaaaatgtctgatattccaaagtatgatggaacaacaaacccacgagaccacgtgactgcctTCACAACGGGTGTAAAGGGAaacgatttgactaagcaggagattgaatcggttctagtcaagaaatttggtgaaacactcaccaaaggagcattaacatggtattctcttctacctgaaaattctataaattctttcgCTGAGCTTGCAGagtctttcatcaaagcacactcgggagctcaaaaagtggaaaaaagaatggaggatattttcaaaatcaagcagggagattcagaattgcttagaga gtatagtacgaagttgaggattgaggaagatactgttccacgatctcaaaaagaagaaaatatacgTCCGAGACGGGCAGAGACTGAcaaaaggtccggtaaaaataggtacgagccttatatgggacctgcgggaaaagACTCACGATCAAAACAGGACGACCAAAGGCACGATCGCAAACCAAGGAACAGAGAAGCAGGTTCCTCATCAAGATTCAGGAACGAGCGAAACCATTATGAGTCACGAGACGATGATAGAAGTCCAAAAGCGAGGTTTGGAGGTTACAACTTTAACATTAGCACTTCTGAGCTCGTAGCCGTTTTGAGAagtatgggagataaggttcgatggccaaaggaaatgaggtcgaatccaaacaggcgcaaccctgaccattggtgtGAGTTCCATAATGACCATAGACATAAAACAGCAGATt GCATCAATGGTGTATCATATACTGCAGCCAACAAAGTTTCCAAAGTaactattacccaagggaaacgggtgcggcaggttcTAGAAGAAGAcaatattacattcaatgatgcagatgCTGACGACGTATTAACCCCttataacgatgcactggtaatatctctaaTTGTTtttgatactaatgtgaaacgagttttaattgatccaggtagttccgtgaacattattttgctaagagtattacgaGAGATGCAAGTTGAAGAGAAaataataccaaaggcgcatactctatctggattcgaTAATTCTAGTATCGTCATAAAAGGAGAAGTAACACTCACCACTTTTGCTGAAGgggtcgtcaaagatacaaagttccag cctgataaaaaagtctatgtcggggctaatcttgaccaaggaatgaaag gaataccaccggaggtgatgactcataaactaaatgaagatccgtcATATCCTCctgtgaagcaaaagaaaagaaagcagggaATTTTCAGGAATCAG attaaagctattgaagaaattcctgacatactttcaaacaagaaagaagttcaaagattaacagggaggATTgcggccttgggaagattcatctctaaatcatcagagaagtgttttaaattcttctcagctcttaaaaagcaggatcattttgaatggaatgaggaatga